The following proteins come from a genomic window of Venturia canescens isolate UGA chromosome 4, ASM1945775v1, whole genome shotgun sequence:
- the LOC122409994 gene encoding uncharacterized protein: protein MPTRICVSFDMGWTTRGTGRSYDSLSGNAVLIGLFSKKIIAYIAENRKCKKCDAGHSQQDHDCRKNCAGTAKGMEPKAAVEMTVRNPIFKKNKIQVGLIVADNDSTAIAAIRKSSNHEVVKQCDKNHTSKGVVNELYRLKGKYKELTVDTITYLQRCFSYCISQNQGNIQEMARAIRNIPYHCFNRHTNCGNWCTFKEHPEIYRHANINDGFHDESLFESLRNLFDILASKASSFAAGVSSNANESFNAMHVSKAPKSRVYGMSQSGDMRLACAVLKKNVGEEYVVKLTEKLSLSPGKYTEHYANNETSKAKRRYQSAITPQFKRRRLFLKKQKTMLRHQTESLEGVTYKRNIDLLKPHNARSDSSTIDKESSEVVIFFDLETGGLAKTADILQIAATCGNSSFSVYIQPTQKIDQRASAINGLRIVNEHLEYRGQIIPTLPLSSGMQEFYAFLQKFERKCVLTAHNCEFDSSRLLIAIEKTNMTDEFETVVHGFCDTLAITRRMPGSSARGNKLSELAKYYNIQSNDAHNAAADVAMLEAVIKKLNVSDEILIKSAVTWKKVIEKKDFLRRLPKEMMRLDKIKDCTSLGTRKKMVAAGITLEMIKCAYDENKIFGLINLLGEDENGILRVTKSRKIVQKIYDFLSRT from the coding sequence ATGCCGACTCGCATTTGCGTATCATTCGACATGGGATGGACAACTCGAGGTACCGGTCGCAGCTACGACAGCCTGAGTGGCAACGCAGTTCTCATTGGCCTATTcagcaaaaaaataatcgcttACATAGCGGAGAACCGAAAATGTAAGAAGTGCGATGCGGGACATTCCCAACAGGACCATGATTgcagaaaaaattgtgctgGAACAGCCAAAGGGATGGAGCCCAAGGCTGCGGTTGAAATGACCGTGCGAAATCCGATTttcaaaaagaataaaatacaaGTTGGATTGATTGTAGCTGACAATGACAGTACTGCTATTGCAGCAATTCGAAAATCGAGCAATCACGAAGTCGTGAAACAATGTGATAAAAATCACACCAGCAAGGGTGTTGTGAATGAATTGTACAGGCTGAAAGGAAAATACAAGGAACTGACCGTGGACACCATAACATATCTACAGCGCTGTTTTTCATATTGCATATCTCAAAATCAAGGAAATATTCAGGAGATGGCCCGAGCAATACGGAATATCCCGTACCATTGCTTCAATCGACATACCAACTGTGGGAATTGGTGTACTTTTAAAGAACATCCGGAGATTTATCGACACGCGAATATTAATGACGGCTTCCACGATGAGAGTTTGTTTGAATCCCTGCGAAATTTATTTGACATACTCGCAAGCAAAGCAAGTAGTTTCGCTGCTGGTGTTTCCAGCAATGCGAATGAAAGCTTTAATGCGATGCATGTCAGTAAGGCGCCTAAGTCACGCGTGTATGGCATGTCACAATCGGGTGATATGAGGCTGGCATGTGCAgtcctaaaaaaaaatgtcggggAGGAATATGTCGTGAAGCTTACCGAGAAGCTATCGTTGTCTCCTGGGAAATACACTGAACATTATGCAAATAATGAAACCTCCAAGGCAAAAAGAAGGTATCAGTCCGCTATAACTCCGCAATTTAAAAGACGTCGACTGTTTCTCAAAAAACAGAAAACTATGTTACGGCACCAAACCGAATCTTTAGAAGGAGTAACGTATAAAAGGAACATCGATCTTCTCAAACCTCACAATGCTCGATCAGATTCCTCCACGATTGATAAAGAATCTTCTGAGGTTGTAATCTTTTTTGACTTGGAAACGGGAGGTCTTGCTAAAACCGCAGACATTCTTCAGATAGCTGCAACATGCGGTAATTCGTCTTTTTCCGTCTACATACAACCAACACAGAAAATTGATCAACGGGCGAGTGCCATTAACGGATTGCGGATTGTTAACGAGCATCTCGAGTATCGTGGGCAGATAATTCCAACACTACCTTTATCGTCAGGCATGCAagaattttatgcttttcTACAAAAGTTCGAAAGAAAATGTGTTTTAACCGCACATAATTGTGAATTTGATTCCTCCAGATTGTTAATTGCTATCGAAAAAACGAACATGACAGATGAATTCGAAACAGTCGTGCATGGGTTTTGCGATACACTAGCAATAACAAGAAGAATGCCTGGATCGAGTGCAAGAGGAAATAAATTATCAGAATTGGCAAAATATTATAACATCCAGTCGAATGATGCCCACAATGCCGCTGCTGACGTTGCCATGCTTGAAGCGGttatcaaaaaattgaatgtttctGATGAGATATTGATCAAGTCTGCCGTAAcgtggaaaaaagttattgaaaaaaaagattttctcaGACGATTGCCAAAGGAGATGATGAGACTTGATAAGATAAAAGACTGTACATCGTTGGGcacacggaaaaaaatggttgcaGCTGGAATTACACTCGAGATGATTAAATGCGCCtacgacgaaaataaaattttcggacTGATCAATCTCTTGGGCGAAGATGAGAACGGGATTTTGCGGGTCACGAAATCGCGCAAAAtcgttcaaaaaatttacgattttctAAGTCGTACTTAG